Part of the Sorghum bicolor cultivar BTx623 chromosome 1, Sorghum_bicolor_NCBIv3, whole genome shotgun sequence genome, GTTTACCGCGTTTGATACGCACGGGAAGATTAATCGAGCAAGTGTGATGTTTACTCACGAAAGGAAACGTTACGTACGCCTCCATGGGTGCCGGAGTTGAGAGTAGTTGAGCAACCGACCAGCTGCGAACCTAACAAATATACATAAAGTGCTCTTTTCATTCAGAATTGCATGTCTTGCATTTTAATATTTcttctattttaaattataaattattttagtcTTTTCAGATTAATAGGTTTTACTATATATGTATTTTTTTTACCGAATCAGTCCCCTacctatattttttatttttcaattaAACGAAAGAATCACTGTACAAAAATAAGAGCTAAGAAAACAAAGAAGGCTATGCTAAAAGAAGAGGAACCCCTAGACATAGATGCATAGCAAAAACTATGTACTTTGAGACGACTTACAATCTAGAATGGAGTAGCTTTTATTATGTATTAGACATAATATATCCTAATACATAACAAAATCAATAAATATAGAACGAGAACCGTATGCTATTTTATTCTCTTTTCTTCATATTTTTTAATAGGGGGCATAAAAGAATCATATAAACCAAATCGTCTTCACTAATCAGCTAGCGCGAGCAAGAAGCACATGGCCAATTTGCTAAGAGAAATTACACTgatgccctgtttagattgaggataaaaattttttgtgtgtcacatcggatgtgtcggaagggtttttagaaactaataaaaaaataaattacatagctcgtcagaaaactgcaagacaaatctattaagtataattaatctatcattagcacatgtaggttactgtagcacttaaggctaatcatggagtaactaggcttaaaagattcgtctcgcgattttcaaccaaactgtgtaattagtttattttttatctacatttaatgttctatgcatgtgtctaaagattcgatgagatggatgaatttttttttgtgagtaactaaacagggcctgaaGCAATTTTTTCGACACAAAAGAAGAATTATTTTAAATCATAGTTAAATACATTCTCATATTACAAGTACTCTGGAATATATTATGTATATCGATCAACTAAattgtacacatgcttttataactccaaatcttAACTTCAAACCTATATGAtaattcatatggatggccgCACAGGTAAACACTTGGCAAAAGGTCTGAGAACATATGTCCAACGAATAACAGTCAACATTCTCGCAGATGAAGTGGAGAGATATCTTCTTTCTTGTGTCTTTTTTTATCTTCATTCTGTCATAGAAGAATAAAAAAGCCTTATCTGAAAAATTATTCTACCTAGTCCTTCACCATGGTCCAATCTAACCACGACAAAACAAAGAAGAGACCAGAGAAAATTATTCCATAGCGGCAACATCATATCTGTCTTGATATCACCCCGGAAAGCCAAGTCTCCATGTCGTCAAGCTGAGAAAGTTGTTGACACCATTGTCGTCGCTCATCTTCCGCGGAGCCACCATGGAGAAAACAAATCCACTATGTCTCCTCGCCGTTGCTAGCAAGGAGgaggagcctagttagtccgtaattgaataatatttaccaaataaaaatgaaaatactataatacctaaaatcaaaaaaatcagaactaaacaaggccttagggcctgtttagattggggatgaaaattttttgggtgtcacatcggatgtgtcggaaggatgtcgggagaggtttttagaaactaataaaaaaacaaattacatagctcgtcaggaaactgcaagacaaatttattaagcataattaatctgtcattagcatatgtggttactgtagcacttaaggctaatcatggagtaactaagcttaaaagatccgtctcgcgattctcaactaaactgtataattaatttatttttttatctacatttaatgttccatacatgtgtccaaagattcgatgggatggatgaaaaatttttaggtgggaactaaacagggccttagtcaAGCTGTGAAGTTCAACTAagtacagcagcagcagcagccggcggCGCAACCTGCTAAAAGCATTGAGCACGAATAGGAGGCTGAGGCAATTTCATTTACCGATGTGAAACCTGCATGGTCCGAATTATTTTAGAGACTTCCGTCACGCTGTAGTGCAATAGTAGTTATCAATTAACAGATCTCCTTCAGAACCGTACTTGTCATCAATTGATGCCATTCCAATTCCAAGTATCGAACTGTTATTTTACAAACCTCTCAAATCCATGAAAGATCAATCAAGTCTGATGCTCTACATGAAGAAAGCCGTTGGGTGTGCATAGCTGGCCGGACTTAAGTGCTTGAGCAACCAAGACGACCAACTAAATCTCTACAGTGTCATCTTATCATCCTTTTATTTCAGTATGTTGCTCACAGTTTGATTCATTTCAGTATGTTTCTCATGATTGATATAAAAATAAGACTACCACTGACACATGACTTATTTATGACGTGTTTTGCGTTGTTTCTCCTCGCGACTTCTTCGCCAACGTCCTACCTCCCGCCTCCGGCCTCTACTGTCGCCTAGAACATCGGTGACCACAAGACCCATTTCCCGCCGCTGACCGTGCCTGCCATACTGCCCTTCACCGACACAACAAATCGGTTGCCTCCACTGCCGACCCCAACCACAGGTTGTCCTCCAGTGCTTTGTTAGCGCCGCCATCATTGCTACATATCACCGCTCACTATCACCTAACCGACCATCGCCCTCGACCATCCCTCTAGGGCCAAAGAACATTAGAGAATTATCCAAGAATAAAACCTAACCCTAAGCTcatcacgccgccgccgcctgcctcGTTCGCTGTCTGCGGCCGCCTATGAGCACTTCAGCACGCCGCACCACCTCCCACCTACCCTGCTGCCCACCGGCTTCTCTAACCGaggggctcaaagaagaagacGTCATACATTGGTTCTATTGTTGTAAGTGTATCAATCTTATTGGTGGGTTTTGATGAATAAATGATGATGAGTATAAATAGCTAATTATGTTTCATGAGATTTTAAGTTATATATTCATGTGAAAAGCGCAAAAAGAAACATGGGACccctcaattctttcttcaaggAAATATGTTGGCACTGTGCTTCAAAGTAAAAAATATTCAGTTTTATTTTAGATTTATTTGAACTTCACTTGAGTATAGGATGCCATACTACTAAGAGGGATCAAAAGCCTCATTACTTGCATGTGTCATAAGTGCTCAAGGGATCACTAACATAGACCTTAGACACCCTAAATAGCCACCTCTTACTAACTTTTGCTAAGACTTATTTTCACTCTGTGCTCGAATCGGCCCTAGCCTGAATTTATTCGGATATTCCGGCCCTAGTATGGAATTGTCGGCCCCTGGGAATTCCTAGGCTTTGGTTTTGGCAATATCTGGACAACCCTACCTTGGCTCGTTGTGAAGTAATATCTGAGAAAATTAGAAGACTTCTCACACCGTTCTTTATTGTTGAAGCTCGAAATATCAAGTCCACCAACCTGAAATATCCGGTGCGGCCTTATGTGCACAACACCGGTCTGAACCCAGAGAGAGTGAATTGAGACCCCGTTTGTTAGAGCTTCCAAATGATTCTCTATTGATTCCAGCGAGAGCCTTGCCAAATAGTTTTTTTTATAGAAGTGATTATCTGTTGATTCTGTGAAGTGATTCTCCAAAATGAACTAAGAGGTTGAGAGTTGGAAAAAGTAGCTTCTTCTGATTCTATGAAGTAGTTCTCTATTGTGATTTAGAAGAATAAAAGAGAATCACTTTTAGCCATAGAATCACTCTCTCAGAGAATCAACTTCCATAAAAAATCATAATCAGTTTGAGCTCTACCAAACACTCCTTTAATTCACTCTTCCCCCTTCCTCTTTATCTCTCTTGGCACTTCAAAGCTCTCCAACAACTTTGCTATATTATTATAAAACGCTTAGCTCTATTATTGATCTTGCTTTAAGAGATATActtataaataattataaattttattttgagaAACAAATGAAAGGCCAGTTCTTAGCCCATCTTAGTCAGTCCGACAGAATGGGCCTTGGGCTGTGAAATGGCCAGCCAGCACATAGGAAAAGAGCTCCGTTCTTCGGCTTTGGCCCATTCTCGAGAAACCTACCGCTGCCTTGGAAAAAAAGCAAGAAAACCCTGGGAGAACCTGGTTCTCGGTCGAGACGTTTCTACAGCCTTCCGTGGCCGCGGCGCGGTGCCGCTCGATCGCCCCCGCCCGACGTGGAGGCCCACTGCTCAGTCACCCATTCGGCCGCTGCGGTCACGACCTCATAAAGCCCACCACGAGTCAGAGAGCCACCTAGCCGCAACCCCCTTTTCCCCCAGCCGTCTCCCGAAGCATCCCCTTCCAAAACCCTCGCCGCAgtcgcagccgcagccgcaagCCACCCTTTGCTTCCGCACGCTAGCGCCCGGGACAAGCCATCCATGGCGGCGTCGCTGCTCCTCCGCGCCGTGCGCCGAAGGGAGCTCGCGTCCCCTCTCGGATCCGTAAGGCCCCTCGTCTCTACCTTCCTCCATCTCCCTGATTCCCTTTCATTCGTATTCGGCGTAGTGTTGATCCGGAGGAGGAATTGTTTGCGAGGACGAGTGATTGTAGATTAGATGGGATCTCACGTTCTCGTGGATTTGGCGCGGAAGAGGATAGATTAGTGCTTGTAGATTCGAAGCACTAGAGGGTATTAATGGATTGGTTCAGTTCTGGGTAGTTACTGGATTGCTGTTGTGGTAGAGCTATAGTAGCCATCAGCTGCCGCGATTTGTGAGCAACCACATAGAATGGCTTACGTGGACATGGTTTTATCGCTCAAATTGTGGGTTGCTCCCCTGTGCGGGGGTTTCTTAGCATTAGTAGTGGTGTTATCTAAAATTCTCAGTAATGTTGTGGAGTTAACCATGAATAAATTGTCATTGTGCTAGCCCTGTCAGGTTTTTGTTTTCAGTTGAAGTattcagttttatttgatttatttaGGACCTGTTGCTAATAGGTGgataggtggttggataatgaGTTGAAGGTGTATATGAACTATTAATACCTATTAGCAACTCCAAACCAGCTAATGGGACTAATAGTTAGCAGCTCCCTAGTAAATTACCAGGTTCATTAGGAGATGTGTTTGGATCCACTTGTACTAATTTTAGCTGCTAATTTTTAGTGCTAGTCGGTCTATCTATGGGGCTGTAAATAAGATGCTGCTTTTTCTGGAGATGAGATGACAAAAAGCTGGTATCTTGACATTTATCTTGTACAATATCCACTATCAAGAGTATGTTATCTGGGAatccaaaaagatcagattattTCTATGCAAAATCCAGATTCTCAAAATATCTATCTACTATCTAGATTCTAAATTCAGATTCTCAAAATCTCTATTATCTAGATTCTTATAATCCCTCTAGGATTCAAATGGGGCCTAATTCTCTGAATGTACTTGTTTCAGTTGGGCGCCAGCTTACAGTCAACATGTGCTGCCAACGTATGCTCAAAATGGGGAAATTTTGCAAGACCTTTTAGGTAATAATATCTCCTGCTTTAGTTCTTAACATTTTTCTGATTTTAGTAATGCTGATTGGCATAATAACTGCTTTCAGTGCAAAAGCTGCTGGAAATGAGGTTATTGGGATTGATTTGGGGACAACTAACTCATGTGTTGCTGTTATGGAGGGAAAGGTGAGCTTACTCCAAAGTATTTTCGCCCTTTATGATTTTTGTCTCATATATTTGTTTTTTTGCTAAATTAAGTAATTATATTAAATGACTGCAGAACCCAAAAGTTATTGAGAATGCTGAAGGTGCGAGAACAACACCATCTGTTGTTGCATTTACTCAGAAGGGCGAAAGACTTGTTGgaactccagccaagcgccaagCAGTAACCAATCCCCAGAATACTTTCTTTGGAACAAAGAGGTTAATCGGGCGACGCTTTGATGATCCTCagacacagaaagagatgaagaTGGTGCCATTCAAAATCGTGAAGGCTCCAAATGGTGATGCTTGGGTTGAAACAACAGATGGGAAACAGTACTCACCAAGTCAGGTCGGTGCATTTGTGCTGACCAAGATGAAGGAGACAGCTGAATCTTACCTTGGCAAGTCTGTCTCAAAGGCAGTGATTACTGTTCCAGCTTATTTCAATGATGCTCAGCGTCAGGCCACAAAGGATGCTGGCCGAATTGCTGGCCTTGATGTTGAAAGGATCATCAATGAACCTACAGCAGCCGCTCTGTCCTATGGAATGAACAACAAGGAAGGCTTGATAGCAGTATTTGATCTTGGAGGAGGAACTTTTGATATCTCTATTCTGGAGATCTCAAACGGAGTTTTTGAGGTATCTCTTAACCTTCAAGACTAACTCATTGTGCAAACATTTTCTGTATTACACTCTGTTCTGATTTGATTCTGTGTATTGCCACTCAGGTCAAAGCAACAAATGGTGATACTTTCTTGGGTGGTGAAGATTTTGACAACACACTACTTGAGTTCTTGGTGAGTGATTTCAAGAAAGCTGAGGGCATTGATCTGTCAAAGGATAGATTGGCCCTGCAAAGGCTTCGTGAAGCTGCTGAGAAGGCAAAGGTTGAACTTTCATCAACTTCTCAGACAGAAATCAATCTGCCATTCATAACAGCTGATGCTTCAGGGGCAAAACATTTAAACATCACACTGACAAGGTCGAAATTTGAATCTCTTGTACACAATCTGATTGAGAGGACTAGAGAGCCATGCAAGAACTGCTTGAAGGATGCCGGAATATCTACTAAAGAGGTGGATGAAGTACTACTTGTTGGTGGAATGACTAGGGTTCCAAAGGTGCAGGCGGTAGTCTCTGAAATCTTTGGAAAGAGCCCAAGCAAAGGAGTCAACCCAGATGAAGCTGTGGCCATGGGTGCTGCCATTCAGGGTGGCATTCTCCGTGGAGATGttaaggagcttcttcttcttgatgttACTCCCCTGTCACTGGGTATTGAGACCCTCGGTGGTATCTTCACCAGATTGATCAACAGAAACACTACAATCCCTACAAAGAAAAGTCAGGTGAGTTGTCATACCTCTATTCTTTCTCAGAATGCAGTTTCATCTTGTTTGATTATCCCTTATTTAACTCGCATGAGTGTATTTTTTCTTGACATGACACATATTTcacatcttttattattttggTATGGTCACAGAGTTGCAATGTTTGGCCTCGATTCATTGTGTGTTGAGTTTCTGATACAGCCCCATATGTAAAGCTTCTTGCATGTTAATTTACGTGAAGTGTTTTATGAGCTTTCTTGCTAATCTCTACACTCACTGGCCATTCTGTTATTCTTGTGATTGTTCCCCTAGGAAGCCCAATGTATTCATATAGgacttctttcttctttttttctactTTGATTGATCTGATCTGATTCATGTAGCACTAGCGGTCTCCACCTTATTTCTGTGGTGCTGCTTTGATCTGATATTGGGGTTCAATTTTGCAGGTGTTCTCAACTGCTGCTGACAATCAGACCCAAGTGGGTATCCGTGTCTTGCAAGGTGAGCGTGAAATGGCTGCAGACAACAAACTTCTTGGTGAATTTGATCTTGTGGGCATTCCGCCTGCCCCAAGAGGCTTGCCTCAGATTGAGGTTACATTCGACATCGACGCCAATGGGATTGTGACCGTCTCAGCCAAAGATAAGGCTACCGGGAAGGAGCAGAACATCACCATCCGATCCTCGGGTGGGCTGTCCGAGGCTGACATCCAGAAGATGGTGCAAGAAGCTGAGCTGCATGCCCAGAAGGATCAGGAACGGAAAGCACTCATTGACATCCGGAACAATGCTGACACCACTATCTACAGCATCGAGAAGAGTCTGGGAGAGTACAGGGACAAGATCCCTTCTGAGGTTGCATCTGAGATCGAGGCGGCTATCGCTGACCTCCGCCAGGAGATGGCCTCAGATGATATCGAGAAGATCAAGGCCAAGCTTGAGGCTGCCAACAAGGCTGTCTCGAAGATTGGACAGCACATGTCTGGTGGTGGCTCTGGTGGCTCGCAGTCAGGATCTGGACCTCAGGGTGGCGGCGACCAGGCGCCGGAGGCAGAGTATGAGGAGGTTAAGAAGTGAGGCTGCGGAAGGTGAAGGGAGATTGTAGCGGCGTGTTTAGAAGTAGCTACTCTTTT contains:
- the LOC110430339 gene encoding heat shock 70 kDa protein, mitochondrial-like is translated as MTRVPKVQAVVSEIFGKSPSKGVNPDEAVAMGAAIQGGILRGDVKELLLLDVTPLSLGIETLGGIFTRLINRNTTIPTKKSQVFSTAADNQTQVGIRVLQGEREMAADNKLLGEFDLVGIPPAPRGLPQIEVTFDIDANGIVTVSAKDKATGKEQNITIRSSGGLSEADIQKMVQEAELHAQKDQERKALIDIRNNADTTIYSIEKSLGEYRDKIPSEVASEIEAAIADLRQEMASDDIEKIKAKLEAANKAVSKIGQHMSGGGSGGSQSGSGPQGGGDQAPEAEYEEVKK
- the LOC8065690 gene encoding heat shock 70 kDa protein, mitochondrial, whose translation is MAASLLLRAVRRRELASPLGSLGASLQSTCAANVCSKWGNFARPFSAKAAGNEVIGIDLGTTNSCVAVMEGKNPKVIENAEGARTTPSVVAFTQKGERLVGTPAKRQAVTNPQNTFFGTKRLIGRRFDDPQTQKEMKMVPFKIVKAPNGDAWVETTDGKQYSPSQVGAFVLTKMKETAESYLGKSVSKAVITVPAYFNDAQRQATKDAGRIAGLDVERIINEPTAAALSYGMNNKEGLIAVFDLGGGTFDISILEISNGVFEVSLNLQD